A region of Flavobacterium indicum GPTSA100-9 = DSM 17447 DNA encodes the following proteins:
- the ung gene encoding uracil-DNA glycosylase, producing MLDCTIENSWKSFFDTETPKDYFKKIEQNVLSEYENHICFPPKELIFNAFHQCDLSNLKVVILGQDPYHGTGEAHGLAFSVLEGIAIPPSLKNIFIEIQNSQNAVFFPTSGNLEHWAKQGVLLLNATLTVRKDLANSHKHIPWQQFTDRVIEYISKEKEDIIFLLWGSFAQKKKKLIDTTKHVVLESGHPSPLSANRGLWFGNNHFNLTNEILKKQGKPEIEW from the coding sequence ATGTTAGATTGTACCATTGAAAATTCTTGGAAATCATTTTTTGATACAGAAACCCCAAAAGATTATTTTAAAAAAATAGAACAAAATGTACTTTCTGAATATGAAAATCACATTTGTTTTCCGCCAAAAGAATTAATTTTCAATGCCTTCCATCAATGTGATTTATCTAATTTAAAAGTTGTCATACTAGGGCAAGATCCTTATCATGGAACAGGAGAGGCACATGGATTAGCCTTTTCAGTTCTCGAAGGAATTGCTATTCCTCCCAGTTTAAAAAATATATTCATTGAAATTCAAAATTCACAAAACGCTGTGTTTTTTCCAACTTCGGGAAATTTAGAACACTGGGCCAAACAAGGTGTTTTATTGTTGAATGCAACTTTAACGGTTCGAAAAGATCTTGCAAATAGTCATAAACATATTCCTTGGCAACAATTTACTGATCGCGTGATTGAATACATTTCAAAGGAGAAAGAAGATATTATTTTTTTGCTTTGGGGAAGTTTTGCTCAAAAAAAGAAAAAATTAATAGATACGACTAAACATGTTGTTTTAGAAAGTGGACATCCATCACCCTTAAGCGCTAATAGAGGGTTGTGGTTTGGTAACAATCATTTTAACCTGACTAACGAAATACTTAAAAAACAAGGAAAACCCGAAATAGAATGGTGA
- a CDS encoding transglutaminase-like domain-containing protein: MSKLLMKLNQWQTTIYENKWWSTAIVIVLSFLISIPVFVFFRKNIFDLNWEIPIDKIVLFLLIFSVFFYLVYKFRKKLILSFLIYLSTFIIASLEGNYSFFKVVDAYRIIVYNADDNYENEAVKPNTLLPFPNKKRVEESVDYLNPKVRNFALYCVNKHFKKEAKLQPENRKYIQYFAVFTEINSRWNYVNDPKTDEYFANASESLTYFSGDCDDHAILMAATIKSIGGTMRLIHTGRHMYPELLIGKAKDLEQVVYIIKNELFKNLTKGKVLFIHRDEDDKIWLNMDYTAHYPGGPFLGEEILGILRL; the protein is encoded by the coding sequence ATGAGTAAATTGCTAATGAAATTAAATCAATGGCAGACGACGATTTATGAAAATAAATGGTGGTCTACTGCTATTGTAATTGTACTTTCATTTTTAATTTCAATTCCGGTTTTTGTTTTTTTTAGGAAAAATATTTTTGATTTAAATTGGGAAATTCCAATTGATAAAATAGTACTTTTTTTGTTAATTTTTTCTGTTTTTTTCTATTTAGTTTATAAATTTAGAAAAAAATTAATACTTTCATTTTTAATTTATTTGTCTACTTTTATTATAGCATCACTTGAAGGTAATTATTCTTTTTTCAAGGTTGTTGATGCTTATAGAATAATCGTTTATAATGCAGATGATAATTATGAAAATGAAGCTGTAAAACCAAATACCTTGCTTCCGTTTCCAAATAAAAAACGGGTTGAAGAAAGTGTCGATTATTTGAATCCAAAAGTTAGAAATTTTGCTTTGTATTGTGTAAATAAACATTTTAAAAAAGAGGCTAAACTTCAACCAGAAAACAGAAAATATATTCAATATTTTGCTGTATTTACTGAAATTAATTCGAGATGGAATTATGTTAATGATCCTAAAACAGACGAATATTTTGCCAATGCTAGCGAAAGTTTAACTTATTTTTCAGGAGATTGTGATGATCATGCAATTTTAATGGCTGCAACAATAAAATCTATTGGTGGAACCATGCGTTTAATTCATACGGGACGACATATGTATCCTGAACTATTAATTGGAAAAGCCAAAGATTTAGAACAAGTAGTTTACATTATCAAAAACGAACTATTTAAAAATTTAACTAAAGGAAAAGTGTTGTTTATTCATAGAGATGAAGATGATAAAATTTGGCTTAACATGGATTATACCGCACATTACCCTGGTGGGCCATTTTTAGGTGAGGAAATTTTAGGAATTCTTAGATTATAA
- a CDS encoding substrate-binding domain-containing protein, which translates to MKTIRIAGVPEHFNLPWHLCIESGEFEEVGLDVQWTDVPEGTGKMCQMLRNNETDLAIILTEGIVKDITDGNESSIIQQYVQSPLIWGIHVDKNASYSTVSDLENTKVAISRPGSGSHLMAVVNAEKQNWNTANLEFEIVNNVDGAIDALSTGKAAYFMWEKFTTKPLVDNGIFKRIGECPTPWPCFVIAVRNEFLANNKTIVEQILDIINTTTEEFKFIPSIDRNLAERYGQKLEDIQLWLSKTHWSQKQLDEKTFNVIQNQLFKLNLIKNKLEYAKVVS; encoded by the coding sequence ATGAAAACAATCAGAATAGCTGGTGTTCCAGAGCATTTCAATTTACCTTGGCATTTGTGTATTGAAAGTGGCGAATTTGAAGAAGTTGGTTTGGATGTTCAATGGACTGATGTTCCTGAAGGTACTGGGAAAATGTGTCAAATGCTTCGAAATAATGAGACCGATTTAGCTATAATTTTAACAGAAGGTATTGTTAAAGACATTACTGATGGCAATGAGAGTAGTATTATTCAACAATATGTGCAATCTCCATTGATTTGGGGAATTCATGTTGATAAAAATGCTTCCTATTCCACTGTTTCAGATTTAGAAAATACTAAAGTGGCTATAAGTAGACCAGGCTCTGGTTCCCATTTAATGGCGGTTGTTAATGCCGAGAAACAAAATTGGAATACAGCAAATTTAGAATTTGAAATTGTGAATAATGTTGATGGGGCAATTGATGCACTTTCAACAGGAAAAGCGGCTTATTTCATGTGGGAAAAATTCACCACTAAACCATTGGTAGATAATGGAATATTTAAAAGAATTGGAGAATGCCCTACTCCATGGCCGTGTTTTGTAATTGCGGTTCGAAATGAATTCCTAGCTAACAATAAGACAATAGTTGAACAAATTTTAGACATAATTAATACTACAACTGAAGAATTTAAATTCATTCCAAGTATTGATCGAAATTTAGCGGAACGCTACGGCCAAAAGTTGGAAGATATTCAATTATGGTTATCTAAAACCCATTGGTCCCAAAAACAATTAGATGAAAAAACATTTAATGTAATTCAAAATCAACTTTTTAAATTAAATTTGATAAAAAATAAATTAGAATATGCAAAAGTGGTATCTTAA
- a CDS encoding GNAT family N-acetyltransferase encodes MILNIETPRLILRPLEISDAEAMFAMDNNPNVHQYLWQNPTKDISETIQIIEFVQKQYVDNGIGRFATVLKETGEFVGWTGLKFVTDHVENGNTNFYDYGYRLNEKFWNKGIATEASLAWLNYAFQTMRIDELNAYTHAQNGASNQVLNKVGFNFKEEYPDKEGVIWKWWQLLQSDYKNKI; translated from the coding sequence ATGATTTTAAATATTGAAACACCACGATTAATACTTCGACCTTTGGAAATTTCTGATGCAGAAGCGATGTTTGCTATGGATAATAATCCGAATGTACATCAATATTTATGGCAAAATCCAACAAAGGATATTTCAGAAACAATTCAGATTATTGAATTTGTTCAAAAACAATATGTAGATAATGGTATAGGAAGATTTGCAACTGTATTGAAGGAAACCGGAGAATTTGTAGGTTGGACGGGTTTAAAATTTGTAACTGATCATGTAGAAAATGGAAATACTAATTTCTATGATTATGGCTATCGATTAAATGAAAAATTTTGGAATAAAGGAATTGCAACTGAAGCATCTTTAGCTTGGTTAAATTATGCTTTTCAAACAATGCGTATTGACGAACTTAATGCATACACACATGCTCAAAATGGTGCGTCTAATCAGGTATTAAATAAAGTTGGATTTAACTTTAAAGAAGAATATCCAGATAAAGAAGGCGTTATTTGGAAATGGTGGCAATTGTTACAATCAGATTATAAAAATAAAATATGA